From Scleropages formosus chromosome 9, fSclFor1.1, whole genome shotgun sequence, one genomic window encodes:
- the vmac gene encoding vimentin-type intermediate filament-associated coiled-coil protein encodes MSSPSPVQIKEANAHLAAVHRRVEELEQRLEAAERTVREQAESLIRKDEQLRAAAQEITEAKDREIAFLHEKLCKSEETIQKFQSTMKEKDSLIGQLRHRCQLLDNICKSRPLLDSMLSQIAEAERLGPIIRMGELTTSLSLTDGESNCSPDRIANHRDFSLTEDDMDDQDLDENVFGTTV; translated from the exons ATGTCCTCGCCGTCACCGGTGCAGATCAAGGAGGCGAACGCGCACCTGGCAGCCGTGCACCGGCGCGTGGAGGAGCTCGAGCAGCGGCTCGAGGCGGCGGAGAGGACCGTGCGCGAGCAAGCGGAGAGCCTCATCCGGAAGGACGAGCAGCTGCGGGCCGCCGCGCAGGAAATCACAGAGGCCAAGGACAG ggaGATTGCTTTCTTGCATGAGAAACTGTGTAAGTCAGAGGAGACTATTCAGAAGTTCCAGAGCACAATGAAGGAGAAGGATTCGCTCATAGGCCAGCTCCGACACCGTTGCCAGCTGCTGGACAACATCTGTAAAAGCCGGCCGCTGCTTGACAGCATGCTGTCGCAAATAGCTGAAGCAGAGCGTTTGGGTCCCATCATCAGAATGGGTGAGCTTACCACCAGCTTATCCCTCACAGACGGGGAGTCAAACTGCAGCCCTGACCGCATCGCTAACCACAGGGACTTCTCCCTCACAGAGGACGATATGGATGACCAGGATCTAGATGAGAATGTGTTTGGAACTACTGTGTAA
- the rpl36 gene encoding large ribosomal subunit protein eL36, with translation MAIRYPMAVGLNKGHPVTKNVTKPKHSRRRGQLTKHTKFVRDMIREVCGFAPYERRAMELLKVSKDKRALKFIKKRVGTHIRAKRKREELSNTLAAMRKAAAKKE, from the exons ATGGCAATCCGATACCCTATGGCCGTTGGCCTCAATAAAGGCCATCCAGTGACCAAGAATGTGACAAAGCCCAAGCACAGCCGTAGGAGAGGG CAACTGACCAAGCACACAAAGTTTGTGCGAGACATGATTCGTGAGGTGTGTGGCTTTGCGCCGTATGAAAGGCGTGCGATGGAGTTGCTGAAGGTGTCGAAAGATAAGCGTGCACTCAAGTTCATCAAGAAAAGG GTGGGAACGCACATCCGTGCTAAGAGAAAGAGGGAAGAGCTCAGCAACACCCTCGCTGCCATGCGTAAGGCAGCAGCCAAGAAGGAATAA